From the Plodia interpunctella isolate USDA-ARS_2022_Savannah chromosome 5, ilPloInte3.2, whole genome shotgun sequence genome, one window contains:
- the LOC128669791 gene encoding uncharacterized protein LOC128669791 codes for MVATMWSSIYFYITCFAFWVPITQSVSTLNRRAFFFDQSNAENDLADLIYEKSYYPKEKSLPKNTIVKDTDDDVTYLISKLSDDELMKLLNSQPKKTEYDLNDIAKIVYNSQTNLDSKFKTEVNKIKMDSKLNHNIYNKADNEKENSPGAFFKLEHKAIDPYTAGSNNDHNYKALQKLNDFLYNYPQTLNVDKSTEDVEKKEQLFDVLVSQLKNLCCKKSKPAKPQSRFNLISKEPEKVSNEYLFLIINDEIKSNVSDELISVDPDSLAMNSSVLLLGPISSPLSDGQLKFVVSRIAGELSKPEYLPLLHQLADGSLSDQNMKIMKSLVTGPETRRYIKPHRCNHQSKLAKVYGGPKWLICTGYLNLNGPSLYD; via the exons ATGGTGGCGACCATGTGGtcttccatttatttttatattacatgttTTGCTTTTTGG GTTCCAATAACACAATCTGTATCAACATTAAATAGACGTGCATTCTTTTTTGACCAAAGTAATGCTGAAAATGATTTAGcagatttaatttatgaaaaatcgTACTATCCCAAGGAGAAATCTTTaccaaaaaatacaattgttaAAGACACAG ATGACGACGTTACATATTTAATCTCCAAATTATCTGATGATGAATTAATGAAGTTGCTAAATAGTCAACCTAAAAAAACAGAGTATGATTTAAATGACATTgccaaaattgtttataattcaCAAACAAACTTAGATAGCAAGTTTAAAactgaagtaaataaaattaagatggATAGCAAGCTAAATCACAATATCTACAATAAGGCGGACAATGAAAAGGAAAATTCTCCAGGggcatttttcaaattagagCATAAGGCCATTGATCCTTACACTGCTGGGAGTAATAATGACCATAATTATAAAGCAttgcaaaaattaaatgacttCTTGTATAACTACCCACAAACACTTAACGTAGATAAAAGTACAGAGGatgttgaaaaaaaagaacagCTTTTTGACGTTCTCGTTTCACAACTGAAAAATTTATGCTGTAAAAAAAGCAAGCCGGCAAAACCTCAATCTAGATTCAATTTAATATCTAAAGAACCTGAAAAGGTATCTaatgagtatttatttttgattattaatgacgaaataaaaagtaacgtCAGCGATGAACTTATATCAGTTGATCCGGATAGCCTAGCGATGAATAGTAGTGTTCTGTTGTTAGGACCTATATCAAGTCCGTTATCAGATGGCCAGCTGAAGTTTGtc gtttctCGTATAGCAGGGGAGCTATCAAAACCAGAATATTTGCCTCTCTTACATCAACTAGCAGACGGCTCTCTTAGCGATCAAAATATGAAGATAATGAAAAGTTTGGTAACTGGTCCTGAGACCAGAAGATACATTAAACCACATAGATGTAATCATCAGTCTAAACTTGCCAAAGTTTATGGTGGTCCTAAGTGGCTCATATGCACTGGATACTTAAACTTGAATGGACCCAGTCTTTATGATTAA
- the LOC128669894 gene encoding anaphase-promoting complex subunit 15B-like, with protein sequence MNIPFPVLTPRLIDSKWFNADSPCDEEQELSALEQEHQQWLNSIGQQYMKRVPLGKTDPEPMEEEADTDEEEGNDESDESEESHDEDEEEELRTSYSPPRNNNELEPDSLDDLNDAPDPDLITSDQSAMY encoded by the exons atgaacatACCGTTTCCAGTTTTAACCCCACGTTTAATAGACTCAAAGTGGTTTAATGCAGATAGCCCATGTGATGAGGAACAGGAACTTTCGGCTTTAGAGCAAGAACATCAACAGTGG CTTAACTCAATTGGCCAGCAATATATGAAGCGTGTTCCTCTTGGCAAGACAGATCCAGAGCCAATGGAAGAAGAAGCTGACACAGATGAGGAAGAAG GGAATGATGAGTCTGATGAATCTGAAGAGTCCCATGATGAAGATGAGGAAGAAGAACTCAGGACATCATACTCTCCCCCTAGAAACAATAATGAGCTGGAACCAGATAGCTTGGATGACCTGAATGATGCACCAGACCCTGATTTGATAACTTCTGACCAGAGTGCTATGTATTAG
- the TORIP gene encoding uncharacterized protein TORIP isoform X7, with protein MGRYGLKDVRDGTTYEFNTTSCAKGDEGVDEVDNVMSKFSKPSSPLRVNNKSPPRRNSLSFETRLDPAVSDDESDISGEFGNWSVHSDVNNHSWNQRIPENTRNTYSHEDNSPRIPTPKDGQEKSQNGKKSSKSVLFFPAAALITILATLYSDLLVKSQQRNSIIYDESGFHTDLSDLGRKYKVTDNTILQVQTGISTIYKRQDAGSFVFAYNSNSDQYDPVQFNKFMNEIAASTARYLRNDSKSVTHIVLDSSAFDMESHSELINKYKDDIDKSGVMLVKELDMVPSKLAMAFHYYCDEYNPLVKRSAIFFTLNMAKCTETTSGLTSIFSQIEKCLKKKWNGGVPQDNIGPLLTRVVASVVDITRI; from the exons ATGGGCAGGTATGGACTGAAGGATGTCAGAGATGGAACAACTTATGAATTCAACACAACATCATGTGCCAAAGGTGATGAAGGGGTAGATGAAGTTGATAATGTGATGAG CAAATTTTCTAAACCATCTTCACCATTAAGGGTGAACAATAAAAGTCCACCTAGAAGAAATTCTTTAAGTTTCGAAACTAGACTTGATCCTGCAGTTTCTGATGATGAGTCAGACATCAG TGGTGAGTTTGGAAACTGGTCTGTACACAGCGATGTAAACAATCATTCCTGGAATCAGAGAATACCGgaaaatacaagaaatacaTATAGTCATGAAGATAATTCACCTCGAATACCTACGCCAAAGGATGGTCAAGAAAAATCACAAAACGGAAAGAAATCTTCAAAgtccgttttattttttcccgCCGCAgcattaattactattttagcGACATTATATAGTGATTTACTAGTTAAAAGTCAACAAAGAAACAGTATTATTTATGATGAGTCTGGATTCCATACTGATCTCAGTGATTTGGGGAGAAAATATAAAGTCACAGATAACACTATACTACAAGTGCAAACTG GTATCTCAACTATTTACAAGAGGCAAGATGCTGGCTCTTTCGTATTTGCATACAATAGCAATTCTGATCAATATGATCCAGTGCAGTTCAATAAGTTTATGAACGAGATAGCTGCCAGTACCGCCAGATATTTAC gTAATGATAGTAAATCAGTCACACACATAGTTTTAGATAGCTCAGCTTTTGATATGGAGTCGCACAGCGAGCTAATCAATAAGTACAAAGATGACATCGACAAATCCGGAGTCATGCTTGTGAAGGAACTTGACATGGTGCCCTCAAAACTTGCCATGGCTTTCCATTATTATTGTGATGAATACAATCCGCTGGTCAAAAGgagtgcaatattttttacattgaacATGGCAAAGTGCACTGAAACAACATCAG gtTTAACATCCATATTTTCTCAGATTGAAAAATGTCTGAAGAAAAAATGGAATGGAGGTGTTCCTCAGGACAACATAGGACCTCTACTAACAAGAGTCGTAGCCAGTGTCGTCGATATCACTCGTATTTAA
- the TORIP gene encoding uncharacterized protein TORIP isoform X4: MNNNSAKKLGGASITPAARKSIHSHNHCIFSHSSGMGRYGLKDVRDGTTYEFNTTSCAKGDEGVDEVDNVMSKFSKPSSPLRVNNKSPPRRNSLSFETRLDPAVSDDESDISGEFGNWSVHSDVNNHSWNQRIPENTRNTYSHEDNSPRIPTPKDGQEKSQNGKKSSKSVLFFPAAALITILATLYSDLLVKSQQRNSIIYDESGFHTDLSDLGRKYKVTDNTILQVQTGISTIYKRQDAGSFVFAYNSNSDQYDPVQFNKFMNEIAASTARYLRNDSKSVTHIVLDSSAFDMESHSELINKYKDDIDKSGVMLVKELDMVPSKLAMAFHYYCDEYNPLVKRSAIFFTLNMAKCTETTSGLTSIFSQIEKCLKKKWNGGVPQDNIGPLLTRVVASVVDITRI; this comes from the exons atgaataataacagTGCAAAGAAA cttgGGGGGGCTTCCATCACACCAGCTGCAAGAAAAAGTATTCACAGCCATAACCACTGCATCTTTTCTCACAGCTCTGGTATGGGCAGGTATGGACTGAAGGATGTCAGAGATGGAACAACTTATGAATTCAACACAACATCATGTGCCAAAGGTGATGAAGGGGTAGATGAAGTTGATAATGTGATGAG CAAATTTTCTAAACCATCTTCACCATTAAGGGTGAACAATAAAAGTCCACCTAGAAGAAATTCTTTAAGTTTCGAAACTAGACTTGATCCTGCAGTTTCTGATGATGAGTCAGACATCAG TGGTGAGTTTGGAAACTGGTCTGTACACAGCGATGTAAACAATCATTCCTGGAATCAGAGAATACCGgaaaatacaagaaatacaTATAGTCATGAAGATAATTCACCTCGAATACCTACGCCAAAGGATGGTCAAGAAAAATCACAAAACGGAAAGAAATCTTCAAAgtccgttttattttttcccgCCGCAgcattaattactattttagcGACATTATATAGTGATTTACTAGTTAAAAGTCAACAAAGAAACAGTATTATTTATGATGAGTCTGGATTCCATACTGATCTCAGTGATTTGGGGAGAAAATATAAAGTCACAGATAACACTATACTACAAGTGCAAACTG GTATCTCAACTATTTACAAGAGGCAAGATGCTGGCTCTTTCGTATTTGCATACAATAGCAATTCTGATCAATATGATCCAGTGCAGTTCAATAAGTTTATGAACGAGATAGCTGCCAGTACCGCCAGATATTTAC gTAATGATAGTAAATCAGTCACACACATAGTTTTAGATAGCTCAGCTTTTGATATGGAGTCGCACAGCGAGCTAATCAATAAGTACAAAGATGACATCGACAAATCCGGAGTCATGCTTGTGAAGGAACTTGACATGGTGCCCTCAAAACTTGCCATGGCTTTCCATTATTATTGTGATGAATACAATCCGCTGGTCAAAAGgagtgcaatattttttacattgaacATGGCAAAGTGCACTGAAACAACATCAG gtTTAACATCCATATTTTCTCAGATTGAAAAATGTCTGAAGAAAAAATGGAATGGAGGTGTTCCTCAGGACAACATAGGACCTCTACTAACAAGAGTCGTAGCCAGTGTCGTCGATATCACTCGTATTTAA
- the TORIP gene encoding uncharacterized protein TORIP isoform X5, with product MNSGANVCLRCDSVKAVWALDPIAFPQGCSSGMGRYGLKDVRDGTTYEFNTTSCAKGDEGVDEVDNVMSKFSKPSSPLRVNNKSPPRRNSLSFETRLDPAVSDDESDISGEFGNWSVHSDVNNHSWNQRIPENTRNTYSHEDNSPRIPTPKDGQEKSQNGKKSSKSVLFFPAAALITILATLYSDLLVKSQQRNSIIYDESGFHTDLSDLGRKYKVTDNTILQVQTGISTIYKRQDAGSFVFAYNSNSDQYDPVQFNKFMNEIAASTARYLRNDSKSVTHIVLDSSAFDMESHSELINKYKDDIDKSGVMLVKELDMVPSKLAMAFHYYCDEYNPLVKRSAIFFTLNMAKCTETTSGLTSIFSQIEKCLKKKWNGGVPQDNIGPLLTRVVASVVDITRI from the exons ATGAATAGCGGGGCGAACGTCTGCCTGCGCTGCGACAGCGTTAAGGCTGTATGGGCTCTTGATCCCATTGCCTTTCCTCAGGGATGTAG CTCTGGTATGGGCAGGTATGGACTGAAGGATGTCAGAGATGGAACAACTTATGAATTCAACACAACATCATGTGCCAAAGGTGATGAAGGGGTAGATGAAGTTGATAATGTGATGAG CAAATTTTCTAAACCATCTTCACCATTAAGGGTGAACAATAAAAGTCCACCTAGAAGAAATTCTTTAAGTTTCGAAACTAGACTTGATCCTGCAGTTTCTGATGATGAGTCAGACATCAG TGGTGAGTTTGGAAACTGGTCTGTACACAGCGATGTAAACAATCATTCCTGGAATCAGAGAATACCGgaaaatacaagaaatacaTATAGTCATGAAGATAATTCACCTCGAATACCTACGCCAAAGGATGGTCAAGAAAAATCACAAAACGGAAAGAAATCTTCAAAgtccgttttattttttcccgCCGCAgcattaattactattttagcGACATTATATAGTGATTTACTAGTTAAAAGTCAACAAAGAAACAGTATTATTTATGATGAGTCTGGATTCCATACTGATCTCAGTGATTTGGGGAGAAAATATAAAGTCACAGATAACACTATACTACAAGTGCAAACTG GTATCTCAACTATTTACAAGAGGCAAGATGCTGGCTCTTTCGTATTTGCATACAATAGCAATTCTGATCAATATGATCCAGTGCAGTTCAATAAGTTTATGAACGAGATAGCTGCCAGTACCGCCAGATATTTAC gTAATGATAGTAAATCAGTCACACACATAGTTTTAGATAGCTCAGCTTTTGATATGGAGTCGCACAGCGAGCTAATCAATAAGTACAAAGATGACATCGACAAATCCGGAGTCATGCTTGTGAAGGAACTTGACATGGTGCCCTCAAAACTTGCCATGGCTTTCCATTATTATTGTGATGAATACAATCCGCTGGTCAAAAGgagtgcaatattttttacattgaacATGGCAAAGTGCACTGAAACAACATCAG gtTTAACATCCATATTTTCTCAGATTGAAAAATGTCTGAAGAAAAAATGGAATGGAGGTGTTCCTCAGGACAACATAGGACCTCTACTAACAAGAGTCGTAGCCAGTGTCGTCGATATCACTCGTATTTAA
- the TORIP gene encoding uncharacterized protein TORIP isoform X2 produces MNSGANVCLRCDSVKAVWALDPIAFPQGCSSGMGRYGLKDVRDGTTYEFNTTSCAKGDEGVDEVDNVMSKFSKPSSPLRVNNKSPPRRNSLSFETRLDPAVSDDESDISYVLAKSLPATLPSHYSGEFGNWSVHSDVNNHSWNQRIPENTRNTYSHEDNSPRIPTPKDGQEKSQNGKKSSKSVLFFPAAALITILATLYSDLLVKSQQRNSIIYDESGFHTDLSDLGRKYKVTDNTILQVQTGISTIYKRQDAGSFVFAYNSNSDQYDPVQFNKFMNEIAASTARYLRNDSKSVTHIVLDSSAFDMESHSELINKYKDDIDKSGVMLVKELDMVPSKLAMAFHYYCDEYNPLVKRSAIFFTLNMAKCTETTSGLTSIFSQIEKCLKKKWNGGVPQDNIGPLLTRVVASVVDITRI; encoded by the exons ATGAATAGCGGGGCGAACGTCTGCCTGCGCTGCGACAGCGTTAAGGCTGTATGGGCTCTTGATCCCATTGCCTTTCCTCAGGGATGTAG CTCTGGTATGGGCAGGTATGGACTGAAGGATGTCAGAGATGGAACAACTTATGAATTCAACACAACATCATGTGCCAAAGGTGATGAAGGGGTAGATGAAGTTGATAATGTGATGAG CAAATTTTCTAAACCATCTTCACCATTAAGGGTGAACAATAAAAGTCCACCTAGAAGAAATTCTTTAAGTTTCGAAACTAGACTTGATCCTGCAGTTTCTGATGATGAGTCAGACATCAG CTATGTGCTGGCAAAGTCATTACCTGCAACTCTTCCATCACATTACAGTGGTGAGTTTGGAAACTGGTCTGTACACAGCGATGTAAACAATCATTCCTGGAATCAGAGAATACCGgaaaatacaagaaatacaTATAGTCATGAAGATAATTCACCTCGAATACCTACGCCAAAGGATGGTCAAGAAAAATCACAAAACGGAAAGAAATCTTCAAAgtccgttttattttttcccgCCGCAgcattaattactattttagcGACATTATATAGTGATTTACTAGTTAAAAGTCAACAAAGAAACAGTATTATTTATGATGAGTCTGGATTCCATACTGATCTCAGTGATTTGGGGAGAAAATATAAAGTCACAGATAACACTATACTACAAGTGCAAACTG GTATCTCAACTATTTACAAGAGGCAAGATGCTGGCTCTTTCGTATTTGCATACAATAGCAATTCTGATCAATATGATCCAGTGCAGTTCAATAAGTTTATGAACGAGATAGCTGCCAGTACCGCCAGATATTTAC gTAATGATAGTAAATCAGTCACACACATAGTTTTAGATAGCTCAGCTTTTGATATGGAGTCGCACAGCGAGCTAATCAATAAGTACAAAGATGACATCGACAAATCCGGAGTCATGCTTGTGAAGGAACTTGACATGGTGCCCTCAAAACTTGCCATGGCTTTCCATTATTATTGTGATGAATACAATCCGCTGGTCAAAAGgagtgcaatattttttacattgaacATGGCAAAGTGCACTGAAACAACATCAG gtTTAACATCCATATTTTCTCAGATTGAAAAATGTCTGAAGAAAAAATGGAATGGAGGTGTTCCTCAGGACAACATAGGACCTCTACTAACAAGAGTCGTAGCCAGTGTCGTCGATATCACTCGTATTTAA
- the TORIP gene encoding uncharacterized protein TORIP isoform X6: MGRYGLKDVRDGTTYEFNTTSCAKGDEGVDEVDNVMSKFSKPSSPLRVNNKSPPRRNSLSFETRLDPAVSDDESDISYVLAKSLPATLPSHYSGEFGNWSVHSDVNNHSWNQRIPENTRNTYSHEDNSPRIPTPKDGQEKSQNGKKSSKSVLFFPAAALITILATLYSDLLVKSQQRNSIIYDESGFHTDLSDLGRKYKVTDNTILQVQTGISTIYKRQDAGSFVFAYNSNSDQYDPVQFNKFMNEIAASTARYLRNDSKSVTHIVLDSSAFDMESHSELINKYKDDIDKSGVMLVKELDMVPSKLAMAFHYYCDEYNPLVKRSAIFFTLNMAKCTETTSGLTSIFSQIEKCLKKKWNGGVPQDNIGPLLTRVVASVVDITRI, encoded by the exons ATGGGCAGGTATGGACTGAAGGATGTCAGAGATGGAACAACTTATGAATTCAACACAACATCATGTGCCAAAGGTGATGAAGGGGTAGATGAAGTTGATAATGTGATGAG CAAATTTTCTAAACCATCTTCACCATTAAGGGTGAACAATAAAAGTCCACCTAGAAGAAATTCTTTAAGTTTCGAAACTAGACTTGATCCTGCAGTTTCTGATGATGAGTCAGACATCAG CTATGTGCTGGCAAAGTCATTACCTGCAACTCTTCCATCACATTACAGTGGTGAGTTTGGAAACTGGTCTGTACACAGCGATGTAAACAATCATTCCTGGAATCAGAGAATACCGgaaaatacaagaaatacaTATAGTCATGAAGATAATTCACCTCGAATACCTACGCCAAAGGATGGTCAAGAAAAATCACAAAACGGAAAGAAATCTTCAAAgtccgttttattttttcccgCCGCAgcattaattactattttagcGACATTATATAGTGATTTACTAGTTAAAAGTCAACAAAGAAACAGTATTATTTATGATGAGTCTGGATTCCATACTGATCTCAGTGATTTGGGGAGAAAATATAAAGTCACAGATAACACTATACTACAAGTGCAAACTG GTATCTCAACTATTTACAAGAGGCAAGATGCTGGCTCTTTCGTATTTGCATACAATAGCAATTCTGATCAATATGATCCAGTGCAGTTCAATAAGTTTATGAACGAGATAGCTGCCAGTACCGCCAGATATTTAC gTAATGATAGTAAATCAGTCACACACATAGTTTTAGATAGCTCAGCTTTTGATATGGAGTCGCACAGCGAGCTAATCAATAAGTACAAAGATGACATCGACAAATCCGGAGTCATGCTTGTGAAGGAACTTGACATGGTGCCCTCAAAACTTGCCATGGCTTTCCATTATTATTGTGATGAATACAATCCGCTGGTCAAAAGgagtgcaatattttttacattgaacATGGCAAAGTGCACTGAAACAACATCAG gtTTAACATCCATATTTTCTCAGATTGAAAAATGTCTGAAGAAAAAATGGAATGGAGGTGTTCCTCAGGACAACATAGGACCTCTACTAACAAGAGTCGTAGCCAGTGTCGTCGATATCACTCGTATTTAA
- the TORIP gene encoding uncharacterized protein TORIP isoform X1, with protein sequence MNNNSAKKLGGASITPAARKSIHSHNHCIFSHSSGMGRYGLKDVRDGTTYEFNTTSCAKGDEGVDEVDNVMSKFSKPSSPLRVNNKSPPRRNSLSFETRLDPAVSDDESDISYVLAKSLPATLPSHYSGEFGNWSVHSDVNNHSWNQRIPENTRNTYSHEDNSPRIPTPKDGQEKSQNGKKSSKSVLFFPAAALITILATLYSDLLVKSQQRNSIIYDESGFHTDLSDLGRKYKVTDNTILQVQTGISTIYKRQDAGSFVFAYNSNSDQYDPVQFNKFMNEIAASTARYLRNDSKSVTHIVLDSSAFDMESHSELINKYKDDIDKSGVMLVKELDMVPSKLAMAFHYYCDEYNPLVKRSAIFFTLNMAKCTETTSGLTSIFSQIEKCLKKKWNGGVPQDNIGPLLTRVVASVVDITRI encoded by the exons atgaataataacagTGCAAAGAAA cttgGGGGGGCTTCCATCACACCAGCTGCAAGAAAAAGTATTCACAGCCATAACCACTGCATCTTTTCTCACAGCTCTGGTATGGGCAGGTATGGACTGAAGGATGTCAGAGATGGAACAACTTATGAATTCAACACAACATCATGTGCCAAAGGTGATGAAGGGGTAGATGAAGTTGATAATGTGATGAG CAAATTTTCTAAACCATCTTCACCATTAAGGGTGAACAATAAAAGTCCACCTAGAAGAAATTCTTTAAGTTTCGAAACTAGACTTGATCCTGCAGTTTCTGATGATGAGTCAGACATCAG CTATGTGCTGGCAAAGTCATTACCTGCAACTCTTCCATCACATTACAGTGGTGAGTTTGGAAACTGGTCTGTACACAGCGATGTAAACAATCATTCCTGGAATCAGAGAATACCGgaaaatacaagaaatacaTATAGTCATGAAGATAATTCACCTCGAATACCTACGCCAAAGGATGGTCAAGAAAAATCACAAAACGGAAAGAAATCTTCAAAgtccgttttattttttcccgCCGCAgcattaattactattttagcGACATTATATAGTGATTTACTAGTTAAAAGTCAACAAAGAAACAGTATTATTTATGATGAGTCTGGATTCCATACTGATCTCAGTGATTTGGGGAGAAAATATAAAGTCACAGATAACACTATACTACAAGTGCAAACTG GTATCTCAACTATTTACAAGAGGCAAGATGCTGGCTCTTTCGTATTTGCATACAATAGCAATTCTGATCAATATGATCCAGTGCAGTTCAATAAGTTTATGAACGAGATAGCTGCCAGTACCGCCAGATATTTAC gTAATGATAGTAAATCAGTCACACACATAGTTTTAGATAGCTCAGCTTTTGATATGGAGTCGCACAGCGAGCTAATCAATAAGTACAAAGATGACATCGACAAATCCGGAGTCATGCTTGTGAAGGAACTTGACATGGTGCCCTCAAAACTTGCCATGGCTTTCCATTATTATTGTGATGAATACAATCCGCTGGTCAAAAGgagtgcaatattttttacattgaacATGGCAAAGTGCACTGAAACAACATCAG gtTTAACATCCATATTTTCTCAGATTGAAAAATGTCTGAAGAAAAAATGGAATGGAGGTGTTCCTCAGGACAACATAGGACCTCTACTAACAAGAGTCGTAGCCAGTGTCGTCGATATCACTCGTATTTAA
- the TORIP gene encoding uncharacterized protein TORIP isoform X3 has translation MLGGASITPAARKSIHSHNHCIFSHSSGMGRYGLKDVRDGTTYEFNTTSCAKGDEGVDEVDNVMSKFSKPSSPLRVNNKSPPRRNSLSFETRLDPAVSDDESDISYVLAKSLPATLPSHYSGEFGNWSVHSDVNNHSWNQRIPENTRNTYSHEDNSPRIPTPKDGQEKSQNGKKSSKSVLFFPAAALITILATLYSDLLVKSQQRNSIIYDESGFHTDLSDLGRKYKVTDNTILQVQTGISTIYKRQDAGSFVFAYNSNSDQYDPVQFNKFMNEIAASTARYLRNDSKSVTHIVLDSSAFDMESHSELINKYKDDIDKSGVMLVKELDMVPSKLAMAFHYYCDEYNPLVKRSAIFFTLNMAKCTETTSGLTSIFSQIEKCLKKKWNGGVPQDNIGPLLTRVVASVVDITRI, from the exons ATG cttgGGGGGGCTTCCATCACACCAGCTGCAAGAAAAAGTATTCACAGCCATAACCACTGCATCTTTTCTCACAGCTCTGGTATGGGCAGGTATGGACTGAAGGATGTCAGAGATGGAACAACTTATGAATTCAACACAACATCATGTGCCAAAGGTGATGAAGGGGTAGATGAAGTTGATAATGTGATGAG CAAATTTTCTAAACCATCTTCACCATTAAGGGTGAACAATAAAAGTCCACCTAGAAGAAATTCTTTAAGTTTCGAAACTAGACTTGATCCTGCAGTTTCTGATGATGAGTCAGACATCAG CTATGTGCTGGCAAAGTCATTACCTGCAACTCTTCCATCACATTACAGTGGTGAGTTTGGAAACTGGTCTGTACACAGCGATGTAAACAATCATTCCTGGAATCAGAGAATACCGgaaaatacaagaaatacaTATAGTCATGAAGATAATTCACCTCGAATACCTACGCCAAAGGATGGTCAAGAAAAATCACAAAACGGAAAGAAATCTTCAAAgtccgttttattttttcccgCCGCAgcattaattactattttagcGACATTATATAGTGATTTACTAGTTAAAAGTCAACAAAGAAACAGTATTATTTATGATGAGTCTGGATTCCATACTGATCTCAGTGATTTGGGGAGAAAATATAAAGTCACAGATAACACTATACTACAAGTGCAAACTG GTATCTCAACTATTTACAAGAGGCAAGATGCTGGCTCTTTCGTATTTGCATACAATAGCAATTCTGATCAATATGATCCAGTGCAGTTCAATAAGTTTATGAACGAGATAGCTGCCAGTACCGCCAGATATTTAC gTAATGATAGTAAATCAGTCACACACATAGTTTTAGATAGCTCAGCTTTTGATATGGAGTCGCACAGCGAGCTAATCAATAAGTACAAAGATGACATCGACAAATCCGGAGTCATGCTTGTGAAGGAACTTGACATGGTGCCCTCAAAACTTGCCATGGCTTTCCATTATTATTGTGATGAATACAATCCGCTGGTCAAAAGgagtgcaatattttttacattgaacATGGCAAAGTGCACTGAAACAACATCAG gtTTAACATCCATATTTTCTCAGATTGAAAAATGTCTGAAGAAAAAATGGAATGGAGGTGTTCCTCAGGACAACATAGGACCTCTACTAACAAGAGTCGTAGCCAGTGTCGTCGATATCACTCGTATTTAA